The following coding sequences lie in one Mycobacterium gordonae genomic window:
- the murC gene encoding UDP-N-acetylmuramate--L-alanine ligase → MTAEQLPPELQRVHMVGIGGAGMSGIARILLDRGGMVSGSDAKESRGVHALRARGALIRIGHDASSLDLLPGGVTAVITTHAAIPKTNPELVEARRRGIPVVLRPVVLAKLMAGRTTLMVTGTHGKTTTTSMLIVALQHCGRDPSFAVGGELGEAGTNAHHGSGDYFVAEADESDGTLLEYTPNVAVVTNIESDHLDFYGSTDAYVGVFDSFVERLAPGGALVACADDPGAAALAQRTDELGIRVLRYGSQSGGPLAARLLSWEQHGTEAVALIQLADEPQQRVMRLSVPGRHMALNALAALLAATETGAPVDEVLDGLATFEGVRRRFELVGTANSVRVFDDYAHHPTEISATLAAVRSVVQQSGSGRSLVVFQPHLYSRTKAFAQAFGHALDGADRVFVLDVYGAREQPLTGISGASVAEHVSVPVRYLPDFSAVAEEVADAAAPGDVVVTMGAGDVTLLGPEILAALRMRANRSAPGRGVSQ, encoded by the coding sequence GTGACCGCCGAACAGCTGCCGCCGGAGCTGCAGCGCGTGCACATGGTGGGCATCGGTGGCGCCGGCATGTCCGGCATCGCCCGCATCCTGCTGGACCGCGGCGGGATGGTGTCGGGCTCGGACGCCAAAGAGTCGCGCGGTGTGCATGCGCTGCGGGCGCGCGGCGCGCTGATCCGGATCGGTCACGACGCGTCGTCGCTGGATCTGCTGCCCGGCGGCGTCACCGCCGTGATCACCACTCACGCCGCGATCCCCAAGACGAATCCCGAGCTGGTCGAGGCCCGGCGCCGCGGGATCCCGGTGGTATTGCGGCCGGTGGTGTTGGCCAAGTTGATGGCCGGGCGCACCACCTTGATGGTGACCGGCACGCACGGCAAGACGACGACCACGTCGATGCTGATCGTCGCGCTGCAGCACTGCGGGCGCGACCCGTCGTTCGCCGTCGGCGGCGAGCTCGGCGAGGCCGGCACCAACGCCCATCACGGCAGCGGCGACTACTTCGTCGCCGAAGCCGACGAAAGCGACGGCACGCTGCTGGAGTACACCCCGAACGTCGCGGTGGTGACCAATATCGAGTCCGACCACCTGGACTTTTACGGCAGCACCGACGCATATGTCGGGGTGTTCGACTCCTTCGTCGAGCGCCTCGCCCCCGGCGGTGCGCTGGTGGCCTGCGCCGACGACCCGGGAGCTGCGGCACTGGCGCAGCGCACGGACGAGCTGGGCATCCGGGTGCTTCGCTACGGATCGCAATCGGGGGGACCGCTGGCCGCTCGCCTGCTGTCCTGGGAGCAGCACGGCACCGAAGCCGTTGCCCTCATCCAGCTTGCCGACGAGCCGCAGCAGCGGGTGATGCGGCTGTCGGTGCCGGGACGCCACATGGCACTCAATGCACTGGCGGCGCTGCTGGCGGCGACCGAGACCGGCGCGCCCGTCGACGAAGTGCTCGACGGGCTGGCCACGTTCGAAGGCGTACGGAGGCGCTTCGAACTGGTCGGCACCGCCAATTCGGTGCGGGTGTTCGACGACTATGCCCATCACCCCACCGAGATCAGCGCCACCCTGGCGGCGGTCCGTTCCGTCGTCCAGCAGAGCGGCAGCGGTCGCTCACTTGTCGTGTTTCAGCCCCATTTGTATTCGCGGACAAAGGCTTTCGCTCAAGCATTCGGGCACGCACTGGACGGCGCCGACCGCGTGTTCGTACTCGACGTCTACGGCGCGCGCGAACAACCTCTGACCGGCATCAGCGGAGCCAGCGTCGCCGAACATGTCAGCGTTCCGGTGCGCTACCTGCCGGACTTCTCGGCGGTGGCCGAAGAGGTGGCCGACGCCGCGGCACCGGGCGACGTCGTTGTCACCATGGGCGCGGGCGACGTGACGCTGCTCGGCCCCGAGATCCTCGCCGCGCTGCGGATGCGGGCCAACCGCAGCGCACCGGGTCGGGGAGTGTCGCAGTGA
- the murG gene encoding undecaprenyldiphospho-muramoylpentapeptide beta-N-acetylglucosaminyltransferase, translating to MNDKVTEPAGGPGDSPLPAGGAFSVVLAGGGTAGHVEPAMAVADALTALCPGIRITALGTARGLETRLVPARGYQLELITPVPLPRKPSGDLARLPPRVWRAVRETRAVLDKVAADVVIGFGGYVALPAYLASRARPGRRRIPVVIHEANARAGLANRVGARTADRILSAVPDSGLRRAEVVGVPVRAAITTLNRAALRAQARAHFGFADDARVLLVFGGSQGAVSLNRAVSAAAADLAAAGVSVLHAHGPKNTLDLRTPDPGDPPYLAVPYLDRMDLAYSAADMVICRSGAMTVAEVSAVGLPAIYVPLPIGNGEQRLNALPVVNAGGGMIVADAALTPELVARDVSGLLNDAPRLAAMTAAAALVGHRDAAQQVARAALDVVRQMRGARR from the coding sequence GTGAACGACAAGGTCACAGAGCCGGCCGGCGGGCCAGGGGACAGCCCCCTGCCCGCCGGTGGTGCGTTCTCTGTCGTGCTGGCCGGTGGCGGGACCGCCGGTCACGTGGAGCCGGCCATGGCCGTGGCCGACGCGCTGACCGCCCTTTGCCCCGGGATCAGGATCACCGCGCTGGGCACCGCCCGCGGGCTGGAGACTCGGCTGGTACCCGCACGCGGCTACCAGCTGGAGCTGATCACGCCGGTGCCGCTGCCACGAAAGCCCAGCGGCGACCTGGCCCGCCTGCCACCCCGCGTTTGGCGCGCCGTCCGGGAAACTCGGGCGGTGCTCGACAAGGTGGCCGCCGACGTCGTCATCGGTTTCGGCGGTTACGTGGCGTTGCCGGCCTACCTGGCTTCGCGCGCTAGGCCGGGGCGCCGCCGCATCCCGGTGGTGATTCACGAGGCCAATGCCCGGGCCGGGCTGGCGAACCGGGTGGGCGCCCGGACCGCCGACCGGATCCTGTCCGCCGTGCCCGATTCGGGGCTGCGGCGCGCCGAAGTGGTGGGAGTGCCGGTACGGGCGGCGATCACAACGTTGAACCGCGCCGCCCTGCGCGCGCAGGCGCGGGCCCACTTCGGCTTCGCCGACGACGCCCGCGTGCTGCTGGTGTTCGGCGGCTCCCAGGGCGCCGTCTCGCTGAACCGGGCCGTCTCCGCCGCGGCCGCCGACCTGGCCGCCGCCGGCGTGTCCGTGTTGCACGCGCACGGCCCCAAGAACACTCTCGACCTGCGCACACCCGATCCTGGCGATCCGCCGTATCTGGCAGTGCCCTACCTGGACCGGATGGACCTGGCCTACTCCGCCGCCGACATGGTGATCTGCCGATCGGGCGCGATGACGGTGGCCGAGGTCTCGGCCGTCGGCCTGCCCGCCATCTACGTGCCGCTGCCGATCGGCAACGGAGAGCAGCGGCTCAACGCGCTGCCGGTGGTCAACGCCGGGGGCGGCATGATCGTCGCCGATGCCGCGCTGACGCCGGAGCTGGTGGCGCGCGACGTATCCGGGCTGCTCAACGACGCGCCCCGGCTGGCGGCGATGACTGCGGCGGCGGCCCTGGTGGGGCACCGCGACGCCGCGCAGCAGGTGGCGCGGGCGGCGCTGGATGTCGTCCGCCAGATGCGCGGAGCCCGCCGGTGA
- the ftsW gene encoding putative lipid II flippase FtsW encodes MGIAVTRLFRRDKGEKAGAAEVTGQADQADAAVAEDAGAPKAEPGGPRTAFGAWLGRPMTSFHLIIAVTALLTSLGLIMVLSASGVHSYDNDGSAWVIFGKQVLWTIVGLVACYAGLRMSVRFIRRIAFTSYAITIILLVLVLIPGIGNLANGSRKWFVIAGFSMQPSELAKIAFAIWGAHLLAARRLERASLREMLIPLVPAALIALGLIVAQPDLGQTVSLGIILLGLLWYAGLPLRVFVSSLGAVFAAGAVLAMSAGYRSDRVRSWLDPEDDPMDTGYQARQAKYALAHGGIFGDGLGQGVAKWNYLPNAHNDFIFAIIGEELGLIGAVGLLGLFGLFAYTGMRIARRSADPFLRLLTATTTLWVLGQAFINIGYVIGLLPVTGLQLPLISAGGTSTAATLFMIGIMANAARHEPEAVAALRAGRDDKVNRLLRLPPPEPYVPSRIESFRERKRPQPARKPPREPVRRVAGPPQKAQPRTSRRSAGSGRGRERHHRSGQQYAGRRQPGRVGALEGQRYG; translated from the coding sequence GTGGGTATCGCAGTGACCCGGCTGTTCCGCCGGGACAAGGGGGAGAAGGCCGGCGCTGCCGAGGTGACGGGACAGGCCGACCAGGCCGATGCGGCCGTTGCCGAGGATGCCGGCGCGCCCAAGGCCGAGCCGGGCGGGCCGCGCACCGCGTTCGGCGCCTGGCTGGGCCGGCCCATGACCTCGTTTCACCTGATCATCGCTGTTACCGCGCTGCTGACGTCGCTCGGCCTGATCATGGTGCTGTCGGCCTCCGGTGTGCACTCATACGACAACGACGGGTCGGCCTGGGTCATCTTCGGCAAGCAGGTGCTCTGGACCATCGTCGGGCTGGTCGCCTGCTACGCCGGGTTGCGGATGTCGGTGCGGTTCATCCGGCGCATTGCCTTCACCAGCTACGCGATCACCATCATCCTGCTGGTTCTGGTGCTCATTCCGGGTATCGGCAACCTGGCCAACGGGTCTCGCAAGTGGTTCGTCATCGCGGGCTTCTCCATGCAGCCCTCCGAGCTGGCGAAGATCGCCTTCGCGATCTGGGGCGCCCACCTGCTGGCGGCCCGGCGCCTGGAGCGGGCCTCGCTGCGCGAAATGCTGATTCCGCTGGTGCCGGCCGCGCTGATCGCGCTGGGGCTGATCGTGGCGCAGCCTGACCTCGGGCAGACCGTCTCCCTGGGCATCATCCTGCTGGGGCTGCTCTGGTATGCCGGGCTCCCGCTGCGGGTCTTCGTCAGTTCGCTCGGCGCGGTCTTCGCCGCCGGGGCCGTGTTGGCCATGTCGGCGGGCTATCGCTCTGACCGGGTGCGGTCCTGGCTCGACCCCGAAGACGACCCGATGGACACCGGTTATCAGGCGCGACAGGCCAAGTACGCGCTGGCGCACGGCGGCATCTTCGGCGACGGCCTGGGCCAGGGTGTGGCCAAGTGGAACTATCTGCCCAATGCCCACAACGACTTCATCTTCGCGATCATCGGCGAGGAGCTCGGGCTCATCGGGGCGGTGGGTCTGCTGGGACTGTTCGGATTGTTCGCCTACACCGGCATGCGCATCGCCCGCCGGTCCGCCGATCCGTTCCTGCGCCTGCTCACCGCCACCACAACGTTGTGGGTGCTCGGGCAGGCATTCATCAACATCGGCTATGTGATCGGCCTGCTGCCTGTGACCGGCCTGCAGTTGCCGCTGATCTCCGCCGGTGGAACATCAACGGCGGCAACACTTTTCATGATCGGGATCATGGCGAATGCGGCCCGGCACGAACCGGAGGCGGTGGCCGCACTGCGCGCCGGCCGCGACGACAAGGTCAACCGGCTGCTGCGGCTGCCGCCGCCGGAGCCATATGTGCCCAGCCGGATCGAGTCGTTCCGCGAGCGCAAGCGTCCGCAACCGGCCCGCAAGCCGCCGCGGGAGCCGGTCCGGCGGGTCGCCGGGCCGCCGCAGAAGGCGCAGCCGCGTACCAGTCGGCGGTCTGCGGGAAGCGGCCGCGGGCGGGAAAGGCATCATAGATCTGGCCAGCAATACGCTGGCCGGCGCCAGCCAGGGCGCGTAGGGGCATTGGAAGGTCAGCGTTACGGGTGA